A genomic region of Fodinisporobacter ferrooxydans contains the following coding sequences:
- a CDS encoding NAD(P)/FAD-dependent oxidoreductase gives MEYNNTETAASPFVKKPDESNEPFAEKLTEPFTDIRSHQNKNIDCDVIVIGGGPAGLMAAIAAARHGASVMLVEKGNRLGRKLLISGGGRCNVTNAKELPELIRNIPGNGKFMHSSLHNFGNRDIIRFFEELGIALKEEDRGRMFPVTDKAKTVLDALLSHLAQLQVRILLDQPVKRLLFDANAAICQGVELQGHRFLYSHGVVVAVGGCSVPKTGSTGDGYAWAKAAGHTIVPPFPTEVGITAEPEWLQLYELQGLSLRDIELTVYNPKGKKLTTEFGDMIFTHFGISGPAAFRCSHYVVTAQQKFGRQTLQTTLDLFPGLSKDTLTQQIVSLCRQHPKKTLRNLLKSFLPDRLIPCLLQSIDLDGNRTYDHLPKHGVPALADACKAWAIPVTGTLPLEQATVTGGGVSIKEIDPKTMQSKQMQGLFFAGEIMDVHAHTGGYNITVAFSSGYTAGQHAANLAKGKE, from the coding sequence ATGGAATATAACAACACGGAAACTGCCGCTTCACCTTTTGTTAAAAAACCAGATGAATCAAATGAGCCATTTGCCGAAAAACTTACCGAACCATTTACTGATATACGCTCACATCAAAACAAAAACATCGACTGCGACGTGATCGTGATCGGCGGAGGGCCAGCCGGATTAATGGCAGCCATTGCTGCTGCAAGGCATGGAGCAAGCGTCATGCTTGTGGAAAAAGGCAACCGCCTTGGCAGAAAACTTCTGATCTCCGGCGGTGGCCGCTGCAATGTGACAAATGCCAAGGAACTGCCGGAACTGATCCGCAACATACCAGGAAACGGAAAATTTATGCACAGCTCCTTGCATAACTTTGGAAACCGTGATATTATCCGCTTTTTTGAGGAGTTGGGAATTGCTTTAAAGGAAGAAGACAGGGGACGCATGTTCCCTGTGACAGACAAAGCAAAAACGGTGCTTGATGCGCTGCTCTCCCATCTCGCACAATTGCAGGTGCGGATTCTGCTCGATCAGCCGGTGAAACGTCTGCTTTTTGATGCGAATGCTGCTATCTGTCAAGGCGTGGAATTACAGGGGCATCGCTTTTTGTACAGCCATGGGGTGGTTGTGGCGGTCGGCGGCTGTTCTGTTCCAAAGACCGGCTCCACCGGTGATGGCTACGCATGGGCAAAAGCCGCCGGACACACCATCGTACCGCCATTTCCCACCGAAGTAGGAATTACTGCAGAGCCGGAGTGGCTACAGTTGTACGAGTTGCAAGGCTTGTCGTTGCGCGATATCGAATTGACCGTATACAATCCCAAGGGGAAAAAGCTCACAACCGAATTTGGCGATATGATTTTCACGCACTTTGGCATTTCAGGACCGGCAGCATTTCGCTGCAGTCACTATGTTGTGACAGCGCAACAGAAATTCGGGCGGCAAACCTTGCAGACGACTCTCGATCTATTTCCCGGCTTGTCCAAAGATACTCTGACGCAACAGATCGTGTCCCTTTGTCGACAGCATCCCAAAAAGACTTTGCGAAATCTTCTCAAATCCTTTTTGCCGGACAGGTTGATTCCCTGTCTTTTGCAGTCGATTGATTTAGATGGAAATCGTACTTACGACCATTTGCCAAAACACGGGGTTCCGGCTTTGGCGGATGCCTGCAAAGCGTGGGCCATTCCCGTAACTGGGACGCTCCCACTCGAACAGGCAACTGTCACAGGCGGCGGCGTTTCCATCAAAGAGATCGATCCGAAAACGATGCAGTCCAAGCAAATGCAGGGATTGTTTTTTGCCGGCGAAATTATGGACGTGCACGCACATACGGGCGGATATAACATTACAGTCGCTTTTTCATCCGGTTACACGGCAGGCCAGCACGCCGCGAACTTGGCGAAAGGAAAGGAATAA
- a CDS encoding Nif3-like dinuclear metal center hexameric protein has translation MHMAKVADVMRWMNDWAPPALAMDWDRVGLQVGDPNAHVDTLLATLDVTENVVAEAVQKGANMIVAHHALLFQPLKELRLDTEKGRIIQKLLQHGIAVFVAHTNLDIAEGGVNDVLAERLQLQDVRILSRQHNEELLKFVVFVPEEQAEHVRTAICEAGAGWIGNYSHCTFNTAGVGTFVPQTGTDPFIGKQGQLEKVREIRLETIVPRSLQTKIIEACLQAHPYEEVAYDLYPLEVMGKEYGIGRIGVLPKPMTLETFAAWTKQRLESKHLRFVGDKGQQISKVAVLGGAGMDWAKEAKRLGADVFVTGDVKYHEAQDAQTMRLAVIDAGHNATEKWIREKICEELTRRGLQEQTSIRCIASETDTETFQQV, from the coding sequence ATGCATATGGCGAAAGTCGCTGATGTGATGCGCTGGATGAACGATTGGGCGCCGCCTGCACTTGCGATGGACTGGGATCGGGTAGGATTGCAAGTGGGGGATCCGAATGCACATGTGGATACGTTATTGGCAACATTGGATGTAACGGAAAACGTTGTTGCAGAAGCTGTCCAAAAAGGAGCGAACATGATCGTCGCACATCATGCGCTGTTATTTCAACCGTTAAAAGAATTGCGCCTCGATACGGAAAAGGGCCGCATCATTCAAAAGCTTTTGCAGCATGGGATTGCTGTTTTTGTCGCACATACCAACCTGGATATTGCGGAAGGCGGCGTCAATGACGTATTGGCAGAACGATTGCAACTGCAAGATGTGCGGATCTTGTCCAGACAACACAACGAGGAGCTTTTAAAATTTGTCGTATTTGTACCGGAAGAACAAGCGGAGCATGTACGTACGGCCATTTGTGAGGCAGGTGCCGGATGGATCGGGAACTATAGCCATTGTACCTTTAATACGGCGGGTGTCGGTACATTTGTGCCGCAAACGGGAACCGATCCTTTTATCGGAAAGCAAGGGCAGTTGGAAAAAGTCAGGGAAATCCGGCTGGAAACGATTGTGCCGCGGTCATTGCAGACGAAAATTATCGAGGCATGTTTGCAGGCACATCCCTATGAAGAAGTGGCGTATGATCTCTATCCTCTCGAAGTGATGGGCAAAGAGTATGGAATTGGACGAATTGGCGTGTTGCCAAAACCGATGACTTTAGAAACATTTGCTGCGTGGACAAAACAGCGGTTGGAAAGCAAACATTTGCGCTTTGTCGGTGACAAAGGGCAGCAGATTTCCAAGGTAGCCGTATTGGGCGGCGCCGGCATGGATTGGGCCAAGGAAGCAAAACGCTTGGGCGCGGATGTGTTTGTGACAGGCGATGTCAAATACCATGAAGCACAGGATGCGCAAACCATGCGTCTTGCAGTCATTGATGCCGGGCACAATGCCACAGAAAAATGGATTCGCGAAAAAATTTGCGAGGAACTTACCCGGCGCGGGCTTCAGGAACAAACGTCCATCCGCTGTATTGCTTCCGAAACGGATACGGAAACATTCCAACAGGTTTGA
- a CDS encoding transposase → MSTLQKPRFKELNHGECAGAPILKSLWDRFDLSLLLTQSGIMKRSGAPSWFICFLYVVDLVSNCSSVFQIAELVDKDALLKAMFQPWKIAQYTLSRFFTNGFAWVTFAKKRVERLQHDPLTRLTDGDVVNLDDTHSAHPYAKQLPFLSWLFDHSMKVHVWATNLVALQAVLKSGLEYPLFYRIWHKPEVKGEGITKLDLARQMLLMLRESVTCHLWVAMDRWYLCKKFFTFLEENNFDWVTKAKRNTTLFRKVIEPGTRRERFVPLTPIMLIREVFKDLTRKATSGLVSISVPGIYMKRPYTAVNRKGKQVTKHRYVPIAAVVAIRLKEDEQPNSADVDTEGEESPATYKGAYLLISNRHDAPKEALQTYVKRWRIEVFFRTAKQELAFEKCHSESQAHHHAHFELLFTAETLLAVALFELNKEKTSDDEGYTHGEMVRGLFHTRCQVRVNNHRGIQRISIDCDTQVQQFARLIELFWPEHYVMLLWATPKPDIY, encoded by the coding sequence ATGTCAACATTACAAAAACCAAGATTTAAAGAACTCAATCATGGAGAATGTGCAGGAGCACCCATTCTCAAAAGCCTTTGGGATCGCTTTGATTTATCTCTTTTACTTACTCAATCGGGTATCATGAAACGAAGTGGAGCTCCGTCATGGTTCATTTGCTTTCTCTATGTCGTTGATCTTGTTTCGAATTGTTCTTCTGTTTTTCAGATAGCTGAGTTGGTCGATAAGGACGCATTACTCAAGGCGATGTTTCAGCCTTGGAAAATAGCTCAATACACGTTAAGCCGCTTTTTCACGAATGGGTTTGCATGGGTGACATTCGCAAAGAAACGTGTCGAGCGGTTGCAGCATGATCCTTTGACCCGACTCACCGATGGGGATGTGGTCAATCTCGATGATACTCACAGTGCGCATCCCTATGCCAAGCAACTTCCGTTTCTCAGTTGGCTCTTTGACCACTCAATGAAAGTCCATGTATGGGCGACAAATCTCGTGGCTCTTCAGGCGGTTCTGAAAAGCGGATTGGAGTATCCATTGTTTTACCGTATCTGGCATAAGCCAGAAGTAAAAGGTGAAGGTATTACCAAACTGGATCTTGCCAGGCAAATGTTATTGATGCTACGTGAATCCGTCACTTGCCATTTGTGGGTAGCAATGGATCGGTGGTACTTGTGTAAAAAATTTTTTACATTTCTTGAAGAAAACAATTTTGATTGGGTGACTAAAGCAAAACGTAACACAACTTTATTCCGCAAAGTTATCGAACCTGGTACCCGTAGGGAACGCTTCGTGCCGCTGACTCCAATCATGCTCATCCGTGAGGTGTTTAAAGACTTAACTCGAAAGGCGACATCCGGGTTGGTCTCTATTTCCGTTCCGGGGATTTACATGAAGCGTCCTTATACTGCTGTGAATCGCAAAGGTAAGCAAGTGACGAAACATAGATATGTTCCAATCGCCGCTGTAGTCGCCATACGGTTAAAGGAGGATGAACAACCCAATTCGGCTGATGTAGACACCGAAGGTGAGGAGTCACCTGCCACTTATAAAGGTGCATATTTACTTATAAGTAACCGCCACGATGCCCCAAAAGAAGCGTTACAAACATATGTAAAACGCTGGAGGATCGAGGTTTTCTTTCGTACAGCTAAGCAAGAATTGGCTTTCGAGAAGTGCCATTCTGAATCGCAAGCGCACCATCATGCTCATTTCGAATTATTATTCACTGCCGAGACCTTGTTAGCTGTTGCACTTTTTGAATTGAACAAAGAAAAAACGAGCGATGATGAAGGCTACACCCACGGCGAAATGGTTCGCGGCCTCTTCCACACTCGTTGTCAGGTTCGCGTGAATAACCACAGAGGTATTCAGCGAATCTCTATTGATTGTGACACACAAGTGCAGCAATTTGCAAGACTCATTGAATTATTTTGGCCAGAGCATTACGTAATGCTTCTTTGGGCTACGCCAAAACCAGATATTTACTAG
- a CDS encoding DUF5348 domain-containing protein encodes MMTRTQKPGILVYCPAKERWQIQKIDHSYDLHCGDCFEIKVGYEYIPCRIELGCEWLLYLRETRFYLHPKQKYEVKVD; translated from the coding sequence ATGATGACCCGAACCCAAAAACCAGGAATCCTCGTCTATTGTCCTGCCAAGGAACGCTGGCAAATCCAAAAGATAGACCATTCTTACGACCTTCACTGCGGCGATTGTTTCGAGATTAAGGTAGGCTATGAGTATATCCCTTGTAGAATAGAACTTGGCTGTGAATGGCTGTTATACCTTCGGGAAACTCGATTTTATTTACATCCAAAACAGAAATACGAAGTGAAAGTCGATTAA